One genomic segment of Anaerobiospirillum thomasii includes these proteins:
- the ulaD gene encoding 3-keto-L-gulonate-6-phosphate decarboxylase UlaD, which yields MALPLLQIALDDTVLENALSTAKAVADGVDIIEAGTILCVSEGVRTVSLLRSLYKDKIIVCDLKVADAGDVLARKAFGAGASYMTVICAAPIATMVAARQVADDNGGEIQIELFGAWTFDDARQWLDNGIRQAIYHRGRDAEKSGVSWSSEDLDKMKRLSDLGIELSVTGGIKPQDIHLFKDINVKAFIAGRSIATAADPLQACNEFKEKFREYFKA from the coding sequence ATGGCTTTACCATTACTGCAGATTGCCCTTGATGATACAGTTTTAGAAAATGCTCTGTCTACAGCCAAGGCTGTGGCCGATGGCGTGGATATTATCGAGGCCGGTACCATTTTATGTGTATCAGAGGGTGTAAGGACAGTAAGTCTTCTGCGCTCACTGTATAAGGATAAAATCATAGTCTGTGATTTAAAGGTTGCAGATGCCGGCGATGTGCTTGCCCGCAAGGCCTTTGGTGCCGGCGCAAGCTATATGACTGTAATCTGTGCCGCTCCTATTGCCACCATGGTGGCAGCAAGACAGGTGGCTGATGACAACGGCGGTGAGATTCAGATTGAGCTCTTTGGCGCATGGACCTTTGATGATGCCAGGCAGTGGCTTGATAATGGCATACGTCAGGCTATATATCACCGTGGCCGTGATGCTGAAAAATCAGGCGTCTCATGGAGCAGTGAAGATCTTGACAAAATGAAGAGATTATCTGATTTAGGTATTGAGCTTAGCGTCACAGGCGGCATCAAACCTCAGGATATTCATCTGTTTAAAGATATCAATGTCAAGGCCTTTATTGCAGGTCGCTCCATTGCCACAGCAGCAGATCCTCTGCAGGCCTGCAACGAATTTAAAGAGAAGTTTAGAGAGTATTTTAAAGCTTAA
- a CDS encoding FGGY-family carbohydrate kinase, translating to MAYFLGIDCGGTAIKSAVYDESMRELGSARETLEIINPKPGYAQRDMQRLKEQCFNTIRGAIAKSGVDSADIKGIGISAQGKGLFGIDKQGNAAPCGGILSADKRSLNIVKIFEKDKVREKIYPKTRQALWTGHPATILRYLKEHDLKSYESISDILMSHDYLRFCLTGTRNCEVTNISESNLYNIMQSRYDRDLCTELGIEEAYDKLPDIVESTQICGQVTKEAAALTGLSEGTAVVGGLFDVVSVAICAGLKDESALNISMGTWAVATGFTHKITDDEDLFVYGRHCSKDSFIVHEASPTSSGNLEWICNALNISDFNVINSMVEQVAHEKHDVFFMPFLYGSNVSLDNTAGFYGLQSYHTNAHLFSAAFEGVVFSHIKHIKSIMRKFKDVQKLIVTGGPTHSPVWMQMLSDAAGKEIYIPRLKETGCLGAAITAMVGLGVYKSVHEAIMALNVTNDIVTPDSSRFDYYAQKYEKYTLLTQALSDYHVKVNALQK from the coding sequence ATGGCCTACTTTTTAGGTATAGACTGTGGCGGTACAGCCATCAAGTCAGCAGTATATGATGAGTCAATGCGTGAGTTGGGTTCAGCCCGTGAAACACTTGAGATAATAAATCCAAAGCCAGGCTATGCCCAAAGAGACATGCAGAGGCTTAAAGAGCAGTGTTTTAACACCATAAGAGGAGCCATTGCCAAGTCAGGTGTTGACAGTGCTGATATCAAGGGTATTGGTATTTCAGCTCAAGGCAAGGGTCTGTTTGGTATTGATAAACAGGGCAATGCCGCCCCATGCGGAGGTATTCTCTCTGCTGATAAGAGATCGCTGAATATTGTAAAAATCTTTGAAAAGGATAAAGTCAGAGAGAAAATCTATCCTAAGACCCGTCAGGCCTTGTGGACAGGACATCCTGCTACAATACTGCGCTATCTTAAGGAGCATGATTTAAAAAGCTATGAGAGTATAAGCGATATTCTAATGTCGCATGACTATCTGCGCTTTTGTCTTACAGGTACACGCAACTGTGAGGTAACAAATATCTCTGAATCTAATCTGTACAATATTATGCAAAGTCGTTATGACAGGGATCTGTGCACAGAGCTAGGCATTGAGGAGGCTTATGACAAGCTGCCTGATATTGTAGAGTCAACTCAGATCTGCGGTCAGGTGACAAAGGAGGCGGCCGCCCTTACAGGACTTAGCGAGGGTACAGCTGTAGTTGGCGGTCTTTTTGATGTGGTCTCTGTTGCCATCTGCGCAGGCTTAAAAGATGAAAGTGCGCTTAATATCTCCATGGGTACCTGGGCTGTGGCTACAGGCTTTACCCATAAGATTACAGATGATGAGGATCTTTTTGTCTATGGCAGACACTGCAGCAAGGACAGCTTTATTGTCCATGAGGCAAGTCCTACCTCATCTGGCAATCTTGAGTGGATCTGCAATGCCCTGAATATAAGTGACTTTAATGTCATAAATTCCATGGTAGAGCAGGTTGCCCATGAGAAGCATGATGTCTTTTTCATGCCGTTTTTATATGGCTCTAATGTCTCACTTGACAATACAGCAGGTTTTTATGGTCTGCAAAGCTATCATACTAATGCCCATCTGTTTAGTGCCGCCTTTGAGGGTGTAGTCTTTTCGCACATCAAGCATATAAAATCCATAATGCGCAAATTTAAAGATGTGCAAAAACTTATTGTCACAGGTGGTCCTACCCATTCTCCTGTATGGATGCAGATGCTCTCTGATGCAGCAGGCAAGGAGATCTATATTCCAAGGCTCAAAGAGACAGGCTGTCTTGGCGCTGCCATTACAGCTATGGTAGGCCTTGGAGTCTATAAGAGCGTGCATGAGGCTATTATGGCTTTAAATGTTACCAATGACATAGTGACACCAGATAGCTCACGTTTTGACTACTATGCACAAAAATATGAAAAATATACACTTTTGACACAGGCTCTGTCTGACTATCATGTCAAAGTCAACGCTTTGCAAAAATAA
- a CDS encoding YhcH/YjgK/YiaL family protein gives MIYGHIANKDDAFLPPPVKKALHFLRNTDLLKLNAGEVEIVGREIYAQIIDMQTKDKDLCPLESHRRYIDIQYLASGREKIGFAPDLGTAQPLKSHLPARDIIFYQSVEHEGIIEMTPGSYAMFFPYDIHRPGINFEENVPLDIRKVVVKVDINLLNFI, from the coding sequence ATGATTTATGGACACATTGCCAATAAGGATGACGCCTTTTTGCCTCCACCTGTAAAAAAGGCTCTGCACTTTTTAAGAAATACAGATCTTTTAAAGTTAAATGCAGGAGAGGTTGAGATTGTTGGGCGTGAGATTTATGCACAGATTATTGATATGCAGACAAAGGATAAGGATCTCTGCCCCCTTGAGTCACATAGGCGCTATATAGATATACAGTATTTAGCCTCAGGTCGTGAGAAAATTGGTTTTGCTCCCGATCTTGGCACAGCACAACCTTTAAAGTCACATCTGCCAGCACGGGATATTATTTTCTATCAGAGTGTTGAGCATGAAGGTATTATAGAGATGACACCTGGCAGCTATGCCATGTTTTTTCCATATGATATTCACCGTCCTGGCATCAACTTTGAGGAAAATGTGCCTTTGGATATACGCAAGGTTGTGGTAAAAGTGGATATAAATCTTTTAAACTTTATATAG
- the yiaK gene encoding 3-dehydro-L-gulonate 2-dehydrogenase: MRVTYEELKQAFLNPLLKRNVDPTLALECATEFADTTAYGVLSHGINRYSVFILQMDKGEVVNKVNPELEKQMGCIEVYNGHRGIGNITARRMMQRAMDIAKDDGVGIVALRNTSHWMRGGSLGYMAAKNGYIGMCFTNSIAVMPAWGTKECCIGTNPLIIAVPSDPVTMVDFSMSMFSYGQLQNYALRNEQLPIDGGFDDKGNYTRDPATLQKNKQILPMGYWKGSGLSIVLDMIGVALSGGLSVREVTEQGCEKGVTQIFMAIKPVADANTMQQKFAGICDYVLEAAARCEDHPAHIPGHLLESRYQKSIEQGIEVNEDIYKNILTL; the protein is encoded by the coding sequence ATGCGCGTTACCTATGAAGAATTAAAACAGGCTTTTTTAAATCCCCTTTTAAAAAGAAATGTAGATCCTACACTGGCGCTTGAGTGTGCCACTGAATTTGCAGATACCACAGCCTATGGTGTGCTCTCTCATGGTATCAACCGCTACAGCGTCTTTATCTTGCAGATGGATAAAGGGGAGGTTGTAAACAAAGTCAATCCTGAACTTGAAAAGCAGATGGGCTGTATTGAGGTTTACAACGGCCACAGGGGTATTGGCAATATTACAGCAAGACGTATGATGCAAAGAGCCATGGATATAGCTAAAGATGACGGTGTGGGCATTGTAGCTCTGCGCAATACCAGTCACTGGATGCGTGGCGGATCACTTGGCTATATGGCAGCTAAAAATGGCTATATTGGAATGTGCTTTACCAATTCAATTGCTGTAATGCCCGCCTGGGGTACCAAGGAATGCTGTATAGGAACCAATCCACTTATTATAGCTGTACCATCTGATCCTGTGACTATGGTTGATTTTTCAATGTCAATGTTCTCCTACGGACAGCTGCAGAATTATGCACTGCGCAATGAGCAGCTGCCTATTGACGGCGGCTTTGATGATAAGGGTAATTACACCCGTGACCCTGCCACACTGCAGAAAAACAAACAGATTCTGCCAATGGGCTACTGGAAAGGTTCAGGTCTGTCTATTGTGCTTGATATGATAGGTGTGGCCCTCTCTGGAGGTCTTAGTGTCAGAGAAGTTACAGAGCAGGGCTGTGAAAAGGGTGTAACCCAGATCTTTATGGCCATAAAACCTGTAGCTGATGCCAATACAATGCAGCAGAAATTTGCAGGCATCTGTGATTATGTACTTGAGGCTGCAGCACGCTGTGAGGATCATCCTGCCCATATTCCAGGTCATCTGCTTGAGAGCCGCTATCAAAAATCAATAGAGCAGGGCATTGAGGTTAATGAGGACATTTATAAGAATATACTCACCCTTTAG
- the yiaK gene encoding 3-dehydro-L-gulonate 2-dehydrogenase, which translates to MALIPFAQMKDTIKKAFINVGLSEDDAELCATVHTQSSADGVYSHGLNRVERFCNYVKEGYVDVKACVDVVKENGCICILDGNRGIGIKNAITAVNKAMELASAHGVGIVALRNTTHWMRGGSYGLMAAQKGYMAICFTNTESCMPAWGAVNNHLGNNPFVIALPQGDDVMLLDMAMSQYSYGKLTTTRLAGEKLPYPGGFDENGVLTDDPGAIEKSMRILPTGMWKGAAMTIMLDALAAALSAGSCTKEIDEINRGSCTGCSQIFMVFDPKSFAGAEMTQHITKTVCDYVNASEPDEHTSLVCYPGQRSLMRRKKNMAEGIPADDGVFAAVSKIAGV; encoded by the coding sequence ATGGCACTTATACCTTTTGCACAGATGAAGGATACTATTAAAAAGGCATTTATCAATGTAGGTCTTTCAGAAGATGATGCCGAGCTGTGTGCCACCGTTCACACTCAATCAAGTGCAGATGGCGTTTATTCACATGGCCTCAACCGTGTTGAACGCTTTTGTAATTATGTTAAAGAAGGATATGTTGATGTCAAAGCCTGCGTTGATGTAGTCAAGGAAAATGGCTGTATCTGTATTTTAGACGGCAACCGCGGCATAGGTATCAAAAATGCCATAACAGCTGTCAATAAGGCTATGGAACTTGCCTCAGCCCACGGCGTAGGCATTGTGGCTCTGCGCAATACCACCCACTGGATGCGCGGCGGTTCTTACGGTCTTATGGCTGCACAAAAAGGTTATATGGCCATCTGCTTTACCAATACAGAATCCTGTATGCCAGCCTGGGGTGCTGTCAACAATCACCTTGGCAACAATCCTTTTGTTATAGCTCTGCCTCAGGGTGATGATGTCATGCTGCTTGATATGGCCATGTCACAGTACTCATATGGCAAACTTACTACTACCCGTCTTGCCGGTGAAAAACTTCCATATCCTGGCGGTTTTGATGAAAACGGTGTTCTGACAGATGATCCAGGTGCCATTGAAAAATCAATGCGTATTCTGCCAACAGGCATGTGGAAGGGCGCTGCTATGACCATTATGCTCGATGCTCTAGCTGCAGCTTTATCAGCAGGCTCATGCACCAAGGAGATTGATGAGATTAACCGCGGCAGCTGCACAGGCTGCTCACAGATTTTCATGGTCTTTGATCCAAAATCATTTGCAGGAGCCGAGATGACACAGCACATTACCAAGACTGTCTGTGACTATGTCAATGCCTCAGAGCCTGATGAGCATACCTCACTTGTATGCTATCCAGGTCAAAGATCACTTATGCGCCGTAAGAAGAATATGGCAGAAGGCATTCCAGCAGATGATGGTGTCTTTGCCGCTGTAAGCAAAATTGCAGGAGTTTAG
- a CDS encoding TRAP transporter small permease, protein MQTLGLFTKRVLEVMVVAIMCIMSLMVFGNVVLRYLANSSITSSEELSRYLFVWLTFLASILAYHENQHICVDFLVKKLNQSSQKLIRLVVNAFIILCSCFITYGSYLLVEIGVDELSPVTMIPMSYVYISGVIGGVGLIIVCLLKTVAEFTAAEE, encoded by the coding sequence ATGCAAACCCTTGGACTTTTTACAAAAAGAGTACTTGAGGTAATGGTTGTTGCAATCATGTGCATTATGTCGCTCATGGTTTTTGGCAATGTAGTGCTGCGCTACCTTGCCAATTCATCCATAACCTCCTCAGAGGAGCTCTCACGCTATCTTTTCGTGTGGCTTACCTTCCTGGCATCTATTCTGGCCTACCATGAAAATCAGCACATCTGTGTCGATTTTCTGGTCAAAAAGCTAAATCAGTCCTCACAAAAACTGATTCGCCTTGTGGTCAATGCCTTTATCATACTGTGCAGCTGCTTTATCACCTACGGCAGCTACCTTCTGGTTGAAATTGGCGTAGATGAACTCTCACCGGTAACCATGATCCCTATGAGCTATGTCTATATATCAGGTGTCATTGGTGGTGTAGGTCTTATCATTGTCTGTCTTTTAAAGACAGTGGCCGAATTTACAGCTGCGGAGGAATAA
- a CDS encoding TRAP transporter large permease subunit has translation MTLLIFIGVLLFCIVIGLPIAFSLLVTGLALMVHLDFVDSQILAQNLINGANNFSLLAIPFFVLAGEIMNEGGLSKRIIDLPMKLVGHYTGGLGFVAILAAMIMASLSGSAVADTAAVGAMLFPMMKNAGYSQERSAGLIASGGIIAPIIPPSIPFIIFGVASGVSISKLFLAGIAPGIMIGIMLCTIWYFIAKGMNAQTMPKASGKEIAKSFISSFWALMLPIIIIGGFRLGIFTPTEAGAVAAFYALFISLFVYREMSLKALYKVILASGKTTAVVLFLVAAAQVSAWLMTVAELPDMVTELLAPYMENQTLLMAIIMLIVLIVGMVMDLTPTVLILCPVLMPIVYESGIDPVYFGVMFIINCSIGLITPPVGNVLNVIAGVSKLSFDRAVVGVFPYIIGLFAMLIVFLFFPPLITVPLQWILN, from the coding sequence ATGACTTTACTTATATTTATAGGCGTTCTGCTCTTCTGTATTGTCATAGGTCTGCCAATTGCCTTCTCACTGCTGGTAACAGGCCTTGCCCTGATGGTACATCTTGACTTTGTTGACTCACAGATTCTGGCTCAGAACCTCATCAACGGTGCCAACAACTTCTCACTGCTTGCCATTCCATTCTTCGTGCTTGCAGGCGAGATTATGAATGAGGGCGGTCTGTCCAAGCGTATTATCGATCTGCCTATGAAGCTTGTAGGTCACTACACAGGCGGTCTTGGCTTTGTGGCTATTCTGGCTGCCATGATTATGGCTTCACTCTCAGGATCTGCTGTGGCAGATACTGCAGCTGTAGGTGCCATGCTCTTCCCTATGATGAAAAATGCAGGTTATTCCCAGGAAAGATCTGCAGGTCTTATAGCCTCAGGTGGTATTATTGCCCCAATCATTCCGCCATCAATTCCATTTATCATCTTTGGTGTGGCCTCAGGTGTTTCCATCTCCAAGCTGTTCCTGGCAGGTATTGCCCCTGGCATTATGATTGGCATTATGCTCTGCACCATATGGTACTTTATTGCCAAAGGCATGAATGCCCAGACTATGCCAAAGGCCAGCGGCAAAGAGATTGCCAAATCCTTTATCAGCTCCTTCTGGGCTTTAATGCTGCCTATTATTATCATCGGCGGTTTCCGTCTTGGCATCTTTACCCCAACTGAAGCTGGTGCCGTAGCTGCCTTCTATGCCCTGTTCATCTCACTGTTTGTCTACAGAGAGATGTCATTAAAGGCACTATACAAGGTAATTCTGGCCTCAGGTAAAACCACAGCTGTAGTGCTCTTTTTAGTAGCCGCAGCCCAGGTATCTGCCTGGCTTATGACTGTAGCCGAGCTGCCTGACATGGTAACAGAGCTTTTAGCTCCATATATGGAAAATCAGACTCTGCTTATGGCCATTATCATGCTTATAGTTCTTATTGTCGGCATGGTTATGGATCTGACACCAACAGTGCTCATTCTCTGTCCAGTTCTGATGCCTATTGTTTATGAATCAGGCATAGATCCTGTATACTTTGGTGTTATGTTCATCATCAACTGCTCAATTGGCCTTATCACCCCTCCTGTAGGTAATGTTCTCAACGTTATTGCAGGTGTGTCAAAGCTCTCCTTTGACAGAGCCGTTGTCGGTGTCTTCCCATATATCATCGGTCTGTTTGCGATGCTGATAGTATTTCTATTCTTCCCACCGCTTATTACAGTACCGCTGCAGTGGATTTTAAATTAA
- a CDS encoding TRAP transporter substrate-binding protein translates to MKKLTKVALASALASLLAFATTASAKTTLRMGYETPRTDSQHKGAEVFKKYVEEQTGGEISVKLFPDSTLGGAPALINGVRNGTVDMIIVGLNNLSGLSKELNVLDIPFIFANKDEAFHVLDGKVGDYLYKGLEGVNIKGLTYWDNGFRAMTNNKHPIVKPDDVKGIKMRVPGNPMSVKLFETLGANPVPMAIGELYTALETHTVDGQDHPVNVFYSSKFYEVQKYLTLTNHQYSALFFGMNLKKYNKLSDEHKQIIMEGAKKARDFQRQYNADNQAAQIEEFKKAGVEVINSIDPQPFRDVAFDKVSKFYTDQCGDQLIKDINAEIAAMKK, encoded by the coding sequence ATGAAAAAACTAACTAAAGTAGCTCTGGCCTCAGCTTTAGCCTCACTCTTAGCTTTTGCCACAACTGCAAGTGCCAAAACAACACTGCGTATGGGTTATGAAACCCCACGCACCGACAGTCAACACAAAGGTGCCGAGGTCTTTAAGAAATATGTTGAAGAGCAGACAGGCGGCGAGATCAGTGTAAAACTCTTCCCTGACAGCACCTTAGGCGGCGCTCCTGCTCTTATCAACGGTGTAAGAAACGGCACCGTCGATATGATTATTGTAGGCCTTAATAACCTCTCTGGTCTGTCAAAAGAGCTTAATGTTCTTGATATTCCATTTATCTTTGCCAACAAGGATGAAGCATTCCACGTACTTGACGGCAAGGTAGGTGACTATCTGTACAAGGGCCTTGAGGGTGTAAACATCAAGGGTCTGACCTACTGGGACAACGGCTTTAGAGCCATGACCAACAACAAGCATCCAATAGTCAAACCAGATGATGTCAAAGGCATCAAGATGCGTGTACCTGGCAACCCAATGTCTGTAAAACTCTTTGAGACCCTAGGTGCCAACCCAGTGCCTATGGCCATTGGTGAGCTCTATACAGCTCTTGAGACCCACACTGTTGACGGTCAGGATCACCCTGTTAACGTATTCTATTCTTCAAAATTCTATGAAGTACAGAAATACCTGACACTGACCAACCATCAGTACTCAGCCCTCTTCTTTGGTATGAACCTCAAGAAGTACAATAAACTCTCTGATGAGCACAAGCAGATCATTATGGAAGGCGCCAAGAAGGCCCGTGACTTCCAGCGTCAGTACAATGCTGACAATCAGGCAGCTCAGATTGAAGAGTTCAAGAAGGCTGGCGTTGAGGTTATAAACTCAATTGATCCACAGCCATTTAGAGATGTAGCCTTTGACAAGGTATCAAAATTCTACACCGATCAGTGTGGTGATCAGTTAATCAAAGACATCAATGCTGAAATTGCAGCAATGAAAAAATAG
- the araD gene encoding L-ribulose-5-phosphate 4-epimerase: MLESLKEEVFEANLLLPKHNLITFTWGNVSGIDRENGLVVIKPSGVEYDNMRASDMVVVDLMTGQKVEGSLNPSTDTPTHLELYKACEDIKGIVHTHSRNATSWAQAGLDIPALGTTGADYFYGDIPCTRQMTDEEINGEYEKETGTVIIETFNKRSLAFKDMPGVIVYSHGPFTWGKSPENAVHNAVVLEEIAFMAYQSTMLRGGRIEPMQKTLLDKHYLRKHGKNAYYGQGNK, translated from the coding sequence ATGTTAGAGAGTTTAAAAGAAGAGGTTTTTGAGGCCAATTTACTTCTGCCAAAGCACAATCTTATCACCTTTACCTGGGGTAATGTATCAGGTATTGACAGAGAAAACGGTCTTGTGGTCATCAAGCCTTCAGGTGTTGAGTATGACAACATGCGCGCAAGTGACATGGTTGTAGTTGATCTTATGACAGGACAGAAGGTTGAGGGCTCATTAAATCCATCAACTGATACTCCAACCCATCTTGAGCTGTACAAGGCCTGTGAGGATATTAAGGGTATTGTGCACACCCATTCAAGAAATGCCACATCATGGGCTCAGGCCGGTCTTGATATTCCAGCTCTTGGAACAACAGGCGCTGACTATTTCTACGGTGATATCCCATGCACCCGTCAGATGACAGATGAGGAAATCAACGGTGAGTATGAAAAAGAAACAGGTACTGTCATTATTGAGACCTTTAATAAGCGTTCTCTTGCCTTTAAGGATATGCCAGGTGTCATTGTCTACTCCCACGGTCCTTTCACCTGGGGCAAGAGCCCTGAAAATGCAGTGCACAATGCTGTAGTGCTTGAGGAAATTGCCTTTATGGCCTATCAGAGCACCATGCTGCGTGGCGGCAGGATAGAGCCTATGCAAAAGACTCTGCTTGATAAGCACTATCTGCGCAAGCACGGTAAAAATGCCTACTACGGTCAGGGTAATAAATAA
- a CDS encoding flavin reductase has product MNAQFLKKIDDERAYRLLNVGATVFVGSCVADDFDIMAAAWNTALNINPCRSLVVVDAPHYTRKLIDTSGHFILSVPSVKAASELLYCGSVSKNDNKDKLKKIVDRLVQLDDLPMPVVDDCLGHLYFKVIKNEVNEKSYDLFMGELVCAYADSRYFDGHFKSDVSDDASLSVHYVAGSHCFKLGQEFIPKSIE; this is encoded by the coding sequence ATGAACGCACAGTTTTTAAAGAAAATTGATGATGAGCGTGCCTACAGGCTTTTAAATGTAGGTGCCACCGTCTTTGTAGGCTCATGTGTGGCAGATGACTTTGATATTATGGCTGCTGCCTGGAATACAGCTTTGAATATCAATCCATGCCGCTCTCTTGTGGTGGTGGATGCACCGCACTATACAAGAAAGCTTATAGACACAAGCGGGCACTTTATTCTGTCCGTACCTTCAGTCAAGGCAGCCTCTGAGCTTTTATACTGCGGCTCTGTGTCAAAAAATGACAATAAAGACAAGCTAAAAAAAATTGTGGACAGACTTGTACAACTAGATGATCTGCCTATGCCAGTGGTAGATGACTGCCTAGGTCATCTGTACTTTAAAGTGATTAAAAATGAGGTTAATGAAAAGAGCTATGATCTTTTCATGGGCGAGCTTGTCTGTGCCTATGCCGACAGCCGCTACTTTGATGGTCACTTTAAATCAGATGTCAGTGATGATGCTTCACTTAGCGTGCATTATGTGGCAGGGTCACACTGCTTTAAGTTAGGTCAGGAGTTTATCCCAAAAAGCATAGAGTAG